The DNA region GATATTTTCCTGCATATAAATTCACAGTTCCTCCAACTCCCATAGAGATATTAAAATTTGCTTACAGTGAGGCAAGAAAAAGGTTACATTATGTTTACTTAGGAAATATATGGGATACAGAAGGAAGCACTACTTTTTGTCCTAACTGTGGTAATGAGCTTATTGTAAGAGAAGGATATTTTATTAGAAAAAATCTTTTAAAGAATTCTAATAAGTGTCCCTATTGTGGTACTTCTATCCCAGTACACACAGGGGGAGTTTAAATGAGAGAGGTATTAAGAAACAAAAAATTGAGAAACTATCTTATCCTCTTTTTGACACTATTAATATTTTTAGCTTATAGTTACTATGATTGGTTAAAAGATTCTCCATGGAGAGAAAAATGGAAGAATTTAGAGAAATATGTAGGAAAAGAAGTTACTTTGAAAGGAGAGGCTGTAAGCCCTTATGGAATATGGGGTAGTATATATTCTGCTTATTCTTTAACTTTTGAAAACTTTCAAATTACTGTGCTGAGTACTACAGGAATTCCAGCAGAAGGAGAAAATTTGATTGTTACAGGAGAAATTAAGAAAAATTTCGAAGTGGTTGGTTTTTGGCAAGGAAAGGAAGTAAGAGAAAGTTATCCTATGGTGTTAATTGAGAAAGAAAGGAGAGAAATAAGGTGAGAAGATTTTTTGGAACTGACGGAATAAGGGGAGTGGTAAATGAAGATCTTACTCCTGAACTTGCTTACAAGCTAAGTAGGGCAATAGTTGGATATTTTGGTAATGTTAAGGGAAAAAAAGTTATTATTGGGAGTGATACAAGAAATTCTAAAGACATGTTGAAATCTGCTCTTGTTGCTGGTTTTACTTCGGGTGGAATGAATGTGTTAGATGTTGGTGTTATTTCGACTCCTGCTTTGTCTTATTTGGTTAAAAATCAGGATGAGGTTTTATTAGGGGTTATGATTTCTGCTTCTCATAATCCGGTAGAGTATAATGGGATAAAAATATTTAAAAACGATGGATTTAAACTTGATGATGATGTTGAGGCAGAGATAGAAAATTACCTTTTAAAGGAGGATAACTATTATAGAGCTAATCCGCGGGAGATTGGAGTAATTTATGATTTTTCTCATATAAAAGAAAAGTATAAAAACTATCTTAGAGAGATAATTAATGGAAACTTTGAGGGGTATAAAGTTATGTTAGATTGTGCTTTTGGTTCTCTTTCAGAAATAGCACCTGAAGTTTTTAGAGAGTTAGGAGCAGAAGTTGTGGCTTATAATACCAAATATAATGGGTTAAACATTAATGAGAATTGTGGAGCAGTTTATCCTGAAACTAGTAAGAAGCTTTTCTTAAACTCGGGGGCTCATATAGGTTTTACTTATGATGGGGATGGAGATAGGGTAATTGCTTTTTCCGAGAACGGAGAGATAATAGATGGTGATATAATGCTGGGTATTTTGGCAAAATATCTTAAAGAAAAAGGGCTTCTTAAGGGAGATAAAATTGTAGGAACAATTATGACTAACTTGGGACTTGAAGAGTATTTAAAGAATATAAATGTGGAACTTATTAGGACTAAAGTTGGGGACAGATATGTGCTGGATGAGATTTTAAAATATGGTTTAAATCTTGGAGGTGAAACCTCTGGTCATATAATTCTTTTTGATTATATGTCTACAGGAGATGGTTTGTTGACCTCTTTATTTCTGCTTAAGATATTAAAGGAAAAGGGAGTAAAGCTTTCTGAGTTAGCTAAAGATATAAAGATCTTTCCTCAAGTACATGAAAAAGTCTCTGTAAAAGGACTTAATATTACAGAAGATATGGAGAAAAGATTTATAGAAATAACCGAGGAGGTGATAAATGGAAAAAATATAAGATATATAGTGAGGAAATCGGGTACTGAGCCAGTTGTTAGGATAACTTTAGAAGGAGATGTCCCTAAGGAATACCTAAATGAGTTAGTTTTAGAAATTAAAAGTAGAATAATTGATCTTCTTTCAAATTTTTAAGCGCCAGGACTTACTCTTTTAGGGAGTAAGTTGACGAGGTGGAGGTTTATCGAGGTTTTCGGCGGGTGCCTCCAGGTAGTTGCTACCTACCTTAAGGAGACTCACAAAACTGGTGGGTGACCACCAGGACAAAAGGTCTCCAAGTAGCATTAGGGACTATCTCCTTCTCCAAAAGAGAAAAGGAGGAGGAGAAAATGTGTGGTATTTTTGGTTATATAGGAAATAAAAACTGTATTCCTTTTATTATTTCAGGATTAGAGAAATTAGAGTATAGAGGCTATGATTCAGCAGGGATGGCTTATATAAGGAATGATAGTGTTTTGGAAATTAAGAAAGTAGTAGGGAAAGTTCAAAATTTAAAAGAGATATTGGATTTCAGTGATTTTTCAAAAGTAGGTATAGGTCATACTAGATGGGCAACCCATGGAGGAATATCTGTGGAAAATGCTCATCCACATACTGATTGTAAGGGAAACATTGTGGTGGTTCACAACGGGATTATAGAGAACTATAAGGAGTTGAAGGAGCTACTAATAAATAAGGGACATGTTTTTAAAAGCCAAACCGATACAGAAGTAATTCCTCATCTTCTAGAGGAGATGGTGGATAAAGAAGAGATAGGTTTAGAAGAAGCTGTAAAAGAGCTTTTTAAAAAATTAGAAGGGGCTTTTGCTTTATTGATCATGGATAAAAGAAATCCCAATATTTTATATGCTCTAAGAAAGCAGAGTCCTCTTATAGTTGGATTTGGAATAGGGGAAAACTTTATTGCCTCAGATATTCCTGCTTTAGGTGATTATACCGATAGATTTTACTATCTAAAAGACAATCAGATGGCGAAAATTTCTGCTAATGAGATAAAAGTATATGATATGGGAGTAGGCAAATATATAGGCGTAGAGCCCATAAGAATACCTCAGGATAGAATAAGGGCAGAAAAGAACGGATATCCTCACTTTATGTTAAAAGAGATTTTTGAGCAACCGTTAGTAGTAAGAAGAATTCTTTCTACAGTAAATAAGAATAGAGATGAGCTTCAGATAGAAGATATAAAAAGTATAGATATTTCTTGGGAAAAGATTAAAAAAGTTTTTATTGTGGCTTGTGGAACTTCTTACCATGCTGGATATTATGCTAAATTTTTGTGGGAAGAAGAGTTGCCATATTTTATAGAAGTTGAACTTGCTTCTCAGATGCATCATCGAAATTTGAGAGTTCCTGATGAGACTTTGTTTATAACTATAAGTCAATCAGGGGAAACAGCAGATGTGATCTCTACACTAAGGAAAGTAAAAGAAAAAGGCTTTAAGGTATTGTCCTTAGTTAACAACCCTCAAAGTACAGTGGCTAGAGAAAGTGATTACTTTATTAACCTGAGGGCCGGAATAGAAATTGGAGTTGCTGCTACAAAAACTTTTATGGCTGAGCTTGTTTATCTGGGACTTCTTAAAGAATATGTTAAAAACAAACTTTATAAGGTAAAAATTGATTTAGATAAGTGGAATATGCTACCTACATATTTGGAAAATTACCTTTCTAATATAAAAGATCAAGTGTTTGAGACAGCAAAGAAGTATTATCAAAAGAAGAACTTCCTGTATCTCGCAAGAGGAAGAAATTTCCCTCTTGCCCTCGAAGGAGCATTAAAATTGAAAGAAATTTCTTATATTCACGCAGAAGGTATTCCAGCGGGTGAGATGAAACATGGACCGATAGCATTATTAGATCCTGAAACACCAGTTTTTGGTATAGCGTATAAGGATGATGCTTATTCGAAAATGATAAACAATCTTGAGGAAGCAAAAGCAAGAAGAGCACCTATAATTGCTATTGGAAATGAAAAGGATAAAAAATTGGAAAACCTTGTAGATGATTTAATTCCTGTTCCCAATATTGATCCTTTTTATTACCCTTATATGGGAGTAATGGTACTTCAACTTTTTGCTTACTATGTAGCTGATCTTCTTGGAAGGGAAATAGATCAACCAAGAAATTTAGCCAAATCAGTGACAGTGGAATAGAAAATATGGAAAATATTAGTCTTGAAGTTGGACTTGATATTATAGAGATAGAAAGAATTAAAAATGCTTGCGAGAAACATAGAAATTTTAAAGAGAGAATATATTCTCACGAAGAACTAAAACAATTGGGCAATAAAAAGGATATTTATGCCTCCTTAGCTGCACGTTTTGCAGCTAAGGAGGCTTTTATTAAGGCTCTTGGTGGAAAATATGAGGGGTGGCGTTGGAAGGACATAGAGATACTTTATGGACTAAATGGAAAGCCGGAGATTAGACTTAAAAATAAAGCGTTAGAGATGGCTCTTCAGAAGGGTGTTAAAGAGATTAAGGTGAGTCTATCTCATACTCATAAATATGCTGTTGCTATTGTGATACTTGTGAGGTGAGAAGTATGAAAGATTCTCCTATAGAACTTTTAAGGGAAAAAGTAGCTGATTTAAGAAAATTAATTAGTAAAATCTTAGTTCCAACCCAATCTGAAAGTAAGAGATATGCTGAAGACTTTATTTTGAAGAGGCAAGAAATTCAGGAATTAGTAGAGGATATTAGAAGGTTAGGTATATCTATAGAAGCCGAACTTGTGGAACTTAGTGAAATTGACGGAGAAGTGAAAAAGAATTTGGACACTATCTACAAGTTGTTAAAAAATTCTGATCTGAAATCTAAAGGCAATACCTATCCTAGGGATTATTGGTGGTGGCATATATGGGATATAGTTGAGAAAAAAAGAAAAAGGAAGATTAAAAGGATAACAATTTATTCTTTACTGACAGTTTTAATCCTTATAGGGGTAGTAATTTTGTCAAATTATTTTAAGCCTTCCTCTCAAGAGATTATAGAAACTATGGATAGCAGTTATAAGTATTTATCTGAAGGCAAAGTAGATATGGCTCAGAGAGTTCTTGAAGAGAAAATA from Dictyoglomus turgidum DSM 6724 includes:
- the glmM gene encoding phosphoglucosamine mutase, with the translated sequence MRRFFGTDGIRGVVNEDLTPELAYKLSRAIVGYFGNVKGKKVIIGSDTRNSKDMLKSALVAGFTSGGMNVLDVGVISTPALSYLVKNQDEVLLGVMISASHNPVEYNGIKIFKNDGFKLDDDVEAEIENYLLKEDNYYRANPREIGVIYDFSHIKEKYKNYLREIINGNFEGYKVMLDCAFGSLSEIAPEVFRELGAEVVAYNTKYNGLNINENCGAVYPETSKKLFLNSGAHIGFTYDGDGDRVIAFSENGEIIDGDIMLGILAKYLKEKGLLKGDKIVGTIMTNLGLEEYLKNINVELIRTKVGDRYVLDEILKYGLNLGGETSGHIILFDYMSTGDGLLTSLFLLKILKEKGVKLSELAKDIKIFPQVHEKVSVKGLNITEDMEKRFIEITEEVINGKNIRYIVRKSGTEPVVRITLEGDVPKEYLNELVLEIKSRIIDLLSNF
- the glmS gene encoding glutamine--fructose-6-phosphate transaminase (isomerizing), which gives rise to MCGIFGYIGNKNCIPFIISGLEKLEYRGYDSAGMAYIRNDSVLEIKKVVGKVQNLKEILDFSDFSKVGIGHTRWATHGGISVENAHPHTDCKGNIVVVHNGIIENYKELKELLINKGHVFKSQTDTEVIPHLLEEMVDKEEIGLEEAVKELFKKLEGAFALLIMDKRNPNILYALRKQSPLIVGFGIGENFIASDIPALGDYTDRFYYLKDNQMAKISANEIKVYDMGVGKYIGVEPIRIPQDRIRAEKNGYPHFMLKEIFEQPLVVRRILSTVNKNRDELQIEDIKSIDISWEKIKKVFIVACGTSYHAGYYAKFLWEEELPYFIEVELASQMHHRNLRVPDETLFITISQSGETADVISTLRKVKEKGFKVLSLVNNPQSTVARESDYFINLRAGIEIGVAATKTFMAELVYLGLLKEYVKNKLYKVKIDLDKWNMLPTYLENYLSNIKDQVFETAKKYYQKKNFLYLARGRNFPLALEGALKLKEISYIHAEGIPAGEMKHGPIALLDPETPVFGIAYKDDAYSKMINNLEEAKARRAPIIAIGNEKDKKLENLVDDLIPVPNIDPFYYPYMGVMVLQLFAYYVADLLGREIDQPRNLAKSVTVE
- the acpS gene encoding holo-ACP synthase, whose protein sequence is MENISLEVGLDIIEIERIKNACEKHRNFKERIYSHEELKQLGNKKDIYASLAARFAAKEAFIKALGGKYEGWRWKDIEILYGLNGKPEIRLKNKALEMALQKGVKEIKVSLSHTHKYAVAIVILVR
- a CDS encoding tetratricopeptide repeat protein, whose protein sequence is MKDSPIELLREKVADLRKLISKILVPTQSESKRYAEDFILKRQEIQELVEDIRRLGISIEAELVELSEIDGEVKKNLDTIYKLLKNSDLKSKGNTYPRDYWWWHIWDIVEKKRKRKIKRITIYSLLTVLILIGVVILSNYFKPSSQEIIETMDSSYKYLSEGKVDMAQRVLEEKIEKYNNSPDLWLSLGIVLEHKDVKKAKEAFDKSLKLYKTKKDFLINRAIQYKKLGFYEKAERDLEEVLSMDKDNSQALYILATIFEEKKQIGEAIKIYKRIEELGDKADPQILVMSKMRLITLLQSSNLPSDSK